DNA sequence from the Lysinibacillus sp. OF-1 genome:
GGAGCCACACTTTTAATCCCATCCAACATCATAGGACCCATTTCACTTCCGAATCCACCAATAACTGCAAACGTAATGGGAACTACAATTAATGCAATCATTGCTGTAAGACGACCAGTCATAATCAAAATCATAAATACTATTATCATTAAAAAACCTAAAATTGCTAGCATTCTAATCCCCCCAATGACCCTTTTAAGTTATTTATCAATTCTATAAATAACTAATTTTCCGAATATTAAACCTTATAGTAAAACAACATCGAGCAAATGTAATCGTTTTCAAATTAATGTTTATTAATTTCTTTATATCTATTACGTACATTTTGTTCACTAAAAGTAATACCTTCCATTTCAATAGCTTCTTAAGATGCCTATTGTACACATTAAAAATACCTCCCTTATCAAAGGGAGGCCATACATTTTGATGTTCTGTAAGGATTTTTTATTTCCTATGTTTGAACTTGTCTTTTTTATGCCGTCTGCTGTGATATTCCGTAGTATACTTTTATCACAACAAACTAAAGGAGTACATAAATGCTTGATTCTAATCCTAATTGGCTGGCACATTGCACAGAAATAAAAGATTTAGCCAAATCCTTATTTCAAAAGTCTACGATACATCTTGAAAGTGCGGCTCTCTTATTGATTACGGATGGCCAAACCACCCTGTCCATTAATGGGCACAAAGAGCATATTGTTTTTGGGCATTTGATTGCCCTCGAAAGTGATGCGGTTATCCAACTTACAAATACAAACCGTCTTGATTTTTCAGGCTATTTAATTAGCTTTGCACTGTATGATACAGCAATGAAATTAACCCGTAAATGGTCTATCAATACAATGAATGGTTACTATATTCAGCGAGTGCCTGAAACGATCATAGCTGATATTCGGATGTCGCTCGCTAAAAATATAGACCCTCTCCATAACACCATTAAACAATTTATTTTATACAGTTTGTTGAAGGAATTACAGCAAGAGCAATCAACAGATGAATACACACTTGAGGAAAGAATGGAACAGACAGTTATTTATATGCAAAAAAAATATAACCAAACAATGACAAGAGATGAACTAGCAGCCATCGCTGGATATAGCCCATGGTATTATTCGAGAAAGTTCATTGAGTTATATGATAAAACACCGATAGCTTATTTAATTAGTTATCGTATTTACCGTGCGCAAGAAATGCTATTAACAACAGATGATTTATCACAAAATGTCGCAAAAAAAGTTGGTTTTGATGATGTGCAGCACTTTAGTCGACAGTTTAAACGCATTGTAGGTCGTCCACCTAAGAAATTCAAAAAGACCGTTGGTGAATATCGTGTTTGCTTTCTATCACCTGCACACGCAGAAATTGCAATCGCATTAGGGGTTATACCAAATTGTGTTACTGTGACGAGCTCCCTCACTCCAAAATATCAAAAGAATCTTTTTCATGAAGTTGGTACAACCATCTTAGAAATGCCTCAATATGTGATTCAACAAGACATCATTGTACAACAGCAACCCGATTTAATTATCGGTGTCGACTTAACGGAAGAGACAAAACAACACTTCCAAACGATCGCACCTGTAATTACCGGGCTACCTTATGATTTAAATTCATCAATTCGTTACTTTGGTGAATTGTTTAATAAAGAGAATGAAGCTACACAAATTATTCACGAACTTACGACACATGTAGATGTTCTAAAAAATAAAATACAACACCATCTTGTAAAGAATGCTACTGTACTTTACTTACGTGTGGAGGAGTTGGGTTATCGCTATGTCGGTGAATCTTCTAGTGACTCCGCTACCCTTTTATATCAGGAACTTGGCTTAAAAATGCCTGAATCATTGCGCACAAATAAAAATAGTTTCAACATATGTTCTTTACAACAATTAGTGGTAGCCAATCCTACTTATTTGTTTATTGAAAAACGCATAATGGATTATTATACAGCCGACCTTAGCTTAGCTACTTTACAAAAAAGTGAGCAGTGGAAAAATTTAGATGCTGTGAAAAATAAACGTGTGTTTTATGTGGATACGGGTTTATGGATAAACAATTGCAGTGTGTTTGGCAAAAGAAAAATTATGCAACAGATTGAGCAGTCGATTTTGGATGGTGTTTGCCCTAAAACACAATAATCCAATTTTTAAGGCACTTTACGCTATAGTAGGCACTCTCATTCCCTGTTATTATTTGATAGTGATAATCATTATCAAATAAAAAGGAGCTATAATCAATGAAAAAAACGATGCAATATATACTTTTTATGTTAGTAGCTTTAACATTAGTTGCTTGCTCAAGCACTAATAAAGAGAGCGGAAATGAGACAAAGGGTCAAGAAGAACAAAGTGAGCCTACAACGAGTGTTGTAAAAGATGCCTATGGTGATGTCACGATCCCTACTGAACCTAAAAATATGTTAGTTCTTAGTTCTAACTATGCTGAAAACTTAATTGAAATCGGTGTAACGCCTCAAATGGTGACAGTTGTTGAAGAAATTGAACCTGAGTATCGCTTCAAATTATTCAATGACAACAATGTTAAAATTATTCCGACTGTGCAATATGAAGATAATTTAGAAGTTATTCTTGAAGCTGCACCAGATGTCATTATTGCTCAGGGTGCAGCGATTGATGCTAAAAAATACGAAGCTTTAAGTAAAATTGCTCCTACTGTTGCTGTTGAGGCAGGCGTTGCAATAGATGAATATGTTCCTGTGCTTGGTGAACTGTTCAAGAAAGAGAAAGAAGCTACACTTGCTCTCGAGAAGTATAGGGAAAAAATAGAAGAAACCAAAGAAAAACTACACGATGCTATAGGTGACGAAAAAATTCTTGTATTACGGGTAGAACAAAATCAATACCGTGTACTAGGCACTGAAAAAGGTAGCCCTGGTAGTGATATGCTATACACACAACTTGGGTTAAATATTCCAACTATGTTGAAAGATAATAATGAGTGGTTCACGCCCATTTCCTTAGAGGTTTTACCTGACATTGATGCAGACCATATTTTTGTCGAACAACGTCAAATGCAAAATTATAGTAGTGAACAATCTATGAAAGATTTAGAGAATAGCCCGATGTGGCAAGCAATGGATGCTGTGAAAATCGGCAATGTTTATCCATTAAAAACAGCAGATTACGTTGTAGGTGAAGGTTTAATTGGCTCTCCACTATTCCTTGATTATTTAGTTGAAAAGTTGGTGCCTTAAATGGAACAAGAGATTTATGATGTAATTATAATCGGTGGTGGGCCGGCTGGCATGTATGCTGCCTTTTACAGTGGCATGCGTGAAATGAAAACGAAAATTATCGAAGTAAAACAGGAATTAGGTGGTTTTATGCGCACCTATCCCGAGAAATTGGTATGGGATGTCGGTGGTATTGAACCTATTCGCTGTGAAGAAATTATTCATTCCTTAATCAAGCAAGCTATGACATTTAATCCAACAATCGTATTTGGTCAAGAAGTTGTTGGCATGGAAAAACGCGACGATGGCATTTTCGTCTTAACAGCTAAAACAGGCGAGAAACATTATACGAAAACGATTATTTTAGCTACAGGACGTGGTATTACACGCATTCAAAAATTAACGATTGAAGGCGCTGACCGTTATGAACTAAACAACCTTCACTATACGGTAACGAACATCAATAGGTTTAAAGATAAACGTGTACTCATTTCTGGTGGCGGCGACTCAGCTGTAGATTGGGCTATTGAAATGGCTCCTATTGCCAAAGAAGTATACGTTGTTCATAGACGAGATGACTTCAGTGCCTTTGAATCATCTGTAACACGCATGAAGTCTATCGCAACAACCTATGTTCCGTATACAGTTTCTCGTTTACATGGCAATGGCAATAAAATTGAACATGTCATATTACAGCATGTTGATTCTAATGATATGACAAAAATTGAAGTAGATGAAGTGCTTGTCAATCACGGATTTGACCGACACTTTGGCGGCGCCATTTTAGATTGGGGCTTGGCCTCTGAAGAATGGGGCATTTCCGTTACTCCCAAAATGGGTACAAGCATGCCAGGCATCTTTGGCGCAGGCGATATTGTAACGAATGAAGGGAAAATAAGACTGATTGCAGGCGCATTTAACGATGCTGTCCTCGCTGTCAATAGCGCCAAATTATACATTGACCCTACAGAATCAAAAATGGCAGGCGTATCTTCTCATAATGACCGCTTCGCTGAAAAAAATGAAGCGTTACAACAAAAGAATAAAGCTGTAACTACACATAAATAATTAGCTAATACCTTCCCCATTAGATAAACAAATCATCTGTTTATCTAATGGGGTTTTTTATTGAAGCAAGAAAGGTCTTCGTGGAGCTTAAGAAAAACGCAACTGCTTGAAGTTTTACTTTATTGTTTTTGTACTAATTCAATAATTTGTTCTGCCATGTGCTCTGCTTGATGGATAACAGAGATTGGATCTGCTGAGAAGAAGTACTTCCCATCGAATGTAATCACTTTATTATTTTTCACAACCTCTAAATTATCCCATGTAGAAGTCGTTTCGTATTTTTGACCATAATCTAAAACACCTACATAATCACCTACATAGTCACCTACCGTTTCCCATGAAATACGTTGCTTCTGCCAATCTCCCTTGCTATCTTCAATTAGCTTTTGTATAGATGTTGGTGCTGTAAGTTTTAACAAATCATACATCGCTTCACCACCTGAGTTACCACTAGGAATCACAACAATCTCTTTGTCTGTTAACGTAAAGAGTGAGAATGTTATGCCTTCTGGGATTACGGCTTTGATTTTTTCTTCAGCTACCTTTGCACGCGCCGTATAATCTGCCATAAACTTCTTCGCCTCTTCTTGGTGATTTAACATTTCGCCAATTGCTAAAATTTCTGCTTCCACACTATCGTAGCTATCCGTACTGAACACAATAGTAGGTGCAATTTTTTCATATTGTTTTATATTTTCCTCTGCAAACGTAATAATTAAATCTGGTTTTAGACTAGTAGCTGTTTCTAAAGATACAGTATCTTCATTCCCAAGATCTACAATGTCCTGCCCCTGATAGTAATCCTTTAAAAATTCACCATAATCAATGACCTTTGTCGTTGAAGCAACTGGTACAATGCCTACAGCTAATACGTGACCTAAATCCCAATCCACAATAACACGTTGTAGGTCTATGGGAACTTCTACTTCACGTCCTACCGAATCTGTTACAATACGTGTTGTTTCAGTCGTTGTAGATTCCTTGTCATCCTTTGTACCTTCTGTTTTACTACTACAAGCCGCTATTATTAGCAGTAGACTCATTACCAACATTACTAGAACGGCTTTTTTTATGTATTTATTCATAATCCTTCTCCTTTAAATACTAATTGTTCCCTATTATATTGAAAATGATAATCATTTCCAATTATTGTATCTGTAAAAATGTTTGCTCCAATAATATTCACCTATTAGACTTGATAAACAAGAATGATTAATCCAAACATGTTATATATGAATTTCTTTTCTTAACATCCTTTATCCAGTTTTTAATTTGGTTAATCATGTAATAATACCCACCCTAATAATAAGAAGAATTTGCTTCTAGCTTTTCATATACAGCGTAATATAAAAAATAATTCTGATACCATTGAATTATGTAGATTACTGTCGAAATATACCTATATATAGTTGTGGGAGGAAGCAAATGATGAAGAGAATTTTACAGTTACGAAGCATTTCAAGAAAGTTAATGCTACTAATCACAATTATTATACTTGTAACAGTTGTGATTATCGGCTCAACAAGTTATGTTGTTGCCAAAAATCAGCTCTTAGAATCCGGTCAAAGAGAACTACAAAGCATCGTCAAGGGGGCTTATACTTCATTAGAACTGATTAATGAAGAAGTGGAAATTGGCAAAATAACACTAGAGGAAGGTAAAGAACAAGCGAGAATTATTCTAAATGGGCCAGTAAATGAAAATGGAGAGTACGATTATCAAAAGTCCCATTTTACTTACAAAGAAAATGGTTATATATTAGCTTTTGACGAGGATTTAGTGTTACAACTCCATCCCTCTAAAATAGGTGGAGCTCCTGTCGATGATCTCAACAGAAGTAATCGAGAAAAGATCGTTGCAGGCGGCAAGTCCGAAAATGAATCAGATCGCTATGTCGTTTATTCTGATAAACAGCCAGATGGTTCTTTTAAAGATAAAACAGCCTATACAGAATATTTTGAGCCTTGGGGTTGGACTCTTGGAATTGCTGTTTTTCAAGATGAATTTTATGAAGGATTAAACATCTTACAATATATTATCTTTGGTGCAACAATTGTACTCATTATTTTAAGTTCAATTGTGTTTTATTTAGGTATTCGGAGGAAATTAAATACACTAAAAGAAGTAGCTGAAGCATCAACAAAAATTGCTGATGGTCATATAATTGTTACCAATCTACCTGAATCAAGTGATGAAATTGGGCAACTTGCGACTGCTTTTAATAAAATGTCACAGCAATTACGTACACTCGTCGAAAAGACTAAAAATACTAGTGAACATTTATTGGATTCAGCGACCAACTTATCAGCAATTTCAGAAGAAACATCTGCTAGTAGTGATGAAGTTGGTAGAGCAGTTAACGAAATTGCTACTGGTACACAAGAACAAGCCCATGATTTGGACAAGATAAACCGAACAGTAGAGCTATTATCAAGTTCGATAGAAACTACGGAAAAACAAAGTAAAGTGATGTACGACATTACAAAACATGCTGAAAAAATATCAGCCGAGGGAATTGCAATAGTTCATCAATTACAACAATCCAATACTGATTCATTGGCAGCATCAGAAGAAGTCAGTTATGAGATTAAAAATTTAAATAGTAAAATCAATCAAATCACACAGGTAATGGAAACAATTGAAACAATCGCTGAACAGACGAATTTACTCGCTTTAAACGCAAGCATTGAAGCAGCAAGAGCTGGTGAGTATGGTAGAGGTTTTTCAGTTGTTGCCGATGAAATAAGGAAACTAGCAGAACAATCGAAAAATGCTACTCACCAAGTACAAGGAGTGGTTTCATCCATTGTTTCAGAAACAACTAAAACAGTTGAAACTGTAGAAGGAACAATGGAGACTGCTAAAAAGTTAAATGATGATGTAGTGCTAACACAAAGTAAATTCAATCAAATGTCTGATTCTGTTAAGCAAATTGTGGAATCGATATTAGCAGTTAATAAAGAAATGGACGTTATGACCTCCTATAATAAGTTGATGAGTGAAGGAATCGAAAGTGCGTCCAGCGTATCAGAACAGACGGCCGCTTCCGTACAGGAAATTGCTGCTTCCATAGATGAGCACATTAAAGCAATAGCTGATGTTGCTAATGCTGCTGAAAAACTAACGGAATTAAATCGTGAATTAAATTCTTTAATGGAGCGATATACGTTATAAAAAGCTAACGATATTATGAATATGGTTTAAAATGACTACAAAAGATAACTGATTTCAAACTTTATAAGGTATTGAAGGTATTCCAGAGTTTTTGGAACTCTTGATGAAACATATAATAGATTATAATACCAAAGCATCGAATCAAATGATTCGATGCTTTTCATGTTGTTGAAAAAAGGTAATGTCAACGGCATAATAAGCAATTTTGCAAGGCGAGGGGTTGATTTCCGTTCCGCCAGCGTCCTTTCCAGGGGGCGTCCGATGAGCCGCTTCACTCACTGCGTTCGCTCCAGGGTCTCCTCTGTGACGCTAAATCCCCTAGGAGTGACGCTGGTTCCACTCCAATCAACCATTCTGCAAAAGTGTCTTTTCCTGAACAAAATAGCCCATTATTTATATTATAAGAGAGGATAGCCTCTTACTTTCAATTTGGAGAAGTGATGCGTGACAACACCCCTCCACAAAAGAGTAGTGAATACCTTCACTTTTTTATGGATTGGAGTGGAAGGCTACTTGACTCCCGTGGGAATAGCGAGACAGGCGAGCCTCTAAACGGAGTGGTAGCAGAGGAAGTGGCTCGGCGCTCGCCCACAGGAAAGCAAGTAGCCTGCAACGGAAATCCTTTTTCACCTTTCACATAAATTCTATGGATGGTTTTGTTTTTCAACACTATGCAAAGCCCAACCCTCTTGCTCGATTCCAAGTGCCTTCATCCATATTTAATGTATTTTTGAATACTTTTCTACTTGTATCATCAAAATAAGTTACCCAATGTTATTTTCGAAGGTTCTCAAAAAAAACAATTCTATTTCCAAATGGGTCTCCAATGCAAACTTCCTGAGAATTCCAAGGGGTTGTTTCGATGCCAGGACGCGTATATTTGTATTTCTTTGATATAAGGTTTGTATGGAGTAACTCTAGGTTTTCTACTTCAATTCTTATAGCACCCCCTGGACAGCAATCTCCATGATGCTCTGAAAGATGAATAATACAATTTCCATAAGAAATTTGCATGTATAAAGGTAGATCATCCTCAAATCGATGTTCCCAATCCAATGCAAACCCCAAAAATGTTAAATAAAATTCTTTCGCTTTCTCCTCATTAAAAATACGGAATATTGGTATGGTGCTTTTCATAAATATTTCAGATGTACTCATTACATACATCACCTTTCCTTAATTTTTTTCACTAAATGATACCATAAATATTCAATATTACTTGTGATTCTTCCTCCATTAAATGGCCCGATTGCGGTATAGTTAAGCAATATTTTCACCAAAACTTTAAGTAATGAACAAGCGTGTTGATTCCTACAAACTTTACAGCCATAATTGCAATTATAACTATAATACTTAATACTACCCCGGTATCTTTTTTACCAGAATTAGCCATGTTATCACTCTTCCTTAAATCATATTTCCTCGTCAAACGATAAATTTATTGGCTCGTCCAGCAGTTCACCATGCACCTCTAAATTAGTTGTTGGAATACTTTCATTCACTTCTTCAAAAGTAAATTGATCTGCCCATACAGTTCCTTGTCCAGACAGAATGATACCAAACGAAATAACAGCACTTTGGGTTGGAACATCTAAAATAATAGAATAATGGTTCCAGTTTGTTGTTCCTTTAATGGGACGATTACTCATATTATCAAATTGAAGAACATCTTCCATTGTGTCGTCTACTCGCATCCACATCCCAGCGTACGTATCTACCTCTTCCGTACGGATGAAACAAGAGAGTCTAATGCGCTTTCCAACAAACTGATTAGCCTTAAATGTTTGCATCATGGTAGCGAATTCAGTTGAATCTAACACTGTTTTGGATTTTAAATAACCTGATGCTTTCCCCTGATGAACAACTTCATGGTCAATTCCCATTTCGTAATTAAATGGATTTGATCCACTTAAAAACCAACCTTTCACCTTTGTATCCATATATGTTTCCTCCTTAATTTTAAGCACGTCTGACATCATTCTGCGATATTTGCCAGGTGGTAGCTTATAAATCTCTTTAAATGCTCTTGTAAATGATTCTTGTGATTCAAACTGATAATATAAAGCGATATCAAGAATGCGTTCACTTGTATAAAGTAAGGCGGAAGAAGCATTAGCCAATCTTCTTAACCGAATATATTCAGTTACTGTCATGCCAATCGTGGATTGGAATATTCGATGAAAGTGATACTTTGAAAAATTTGATTATGCTGCTATATTTTCCAAAGTAAGTGGTTCATGTAGGTTTTCTTCCACATACAAAATGATTTTCTTAATTATAATTTCATGGTTATACAACGAAGGCACCTCCTTTAAATATAGGATATCAAGGTTCTTCATTCGTTTTTTGATATATCTTGCGAAGTAATCGCTGCATCCTAAAAATCATTAAAAAGAGGTTGATGTAATATCAGCCTCTTTTTATATCTGCAACAATATTGGCCCGATTGTGGAATAAGAAAAGATCCTACGTATCAACACAGGATCTTTAATCAATCTTTATTTTAAATAAGCGAACTTTGTTATAAACGATCAATCTTTTTTATAAAACTACACCAAGAACCTTTTCCATATTAATGTTCTAACCAATTAAATTCATTCCTATAAAATTACCTTTTTCCAAAGAATCAAAAATGACCTCTTCTGGATACCAAATCCGAAGAGGTCATTTTTAACCAAACTTTATTTCAAATGGTCAAACTTTGTTATAAACAATCAATATTTTTTATTAGACTACACTAGCATAAATGCTTAAACCTAATCCTATTCAACAGTCACCGATTTAGCCAAGTTACGTGGTTTATCCACATCACAACGACGGTGAAGTGCTGCATAGTAGCTAATTAATTGTAATGGCACTACAGATACAAGTGGTGTTAGTAATTCGTGAACATGCGGAATGACTAGACGGTCACCATCTTCATCAATGCCTGCCATTGCAATGATACAAGGATATGCGCCACGAGCTGCTACTTCTTTGACATTACCACGGATATTTAATCCTACTGATGCTTGAGTGACAAGTGCAAACACTGGTGTACCTTCTTCGATTAAGGCAATTGTTCCGTGCTTCAGTTCGCCACCAGCAAAGCCTTCTGCTTGAATGTACGAGATTTCTTTCAGTTTTAAGGCCCCTTCTAGGCTGACATAGAAGTCCATATTACGGCCAATGAAGAATGCGTTACGCGCGATTTTTAAGTAGTCTTCTGCAATATCTTCTAACACATCTTTTGAATCGATAATTGTTTGGATTCCATTAGCGGCAATCGCAAGCTCTTGTTTTAAATCAAATTCTAAGCCTTTACCATTTGCCTTTGCCGTTACATACGCTGCTAACGCAAGTACTGCTACTTGAGC
Encoded proteins:
- a CDS encoding AraC family transcriptional regulator, giving the protein MLDSNPNWLAHCTEIKDLAKSLFQKSTIHLESAALLLITDGQTTLSINGHKEHIVFGHLIALESDAVIQLTNTNRLDFSGYLISFALYDTAMKLTRKWSINTMNGYYIQRVPETIIADIRMSLAKNIDPLHNTIKQFILYSLLKELQQEQSTDEYTLEERMEQTVIYMQKKYNQTMTRDELAAIAGYSPWYYSRKFIELYDKTPIAYLISYRIYRAQEMLLTTDDLSQNVAKKVGFDDVQHFSRQFKRIVGRPPKKFKKTVGEYRVCFLSPAHAEIAIALGVIPNCVTVTSSLTPKYQKNLFHEVGTTILEMPQYVIQQDIIVQQQPDLIIGVDLTEETKQHFQTIAPVITGLPYDLNSSIRYFGELFNKENEATQIIHELTTHVDVLKNKIQHHLVKNATVLYLRVEELGYRYVGESSSDSATLLYQELGLKMPESLRTNKNSFNICSLQQLVVANPTYLFIEKRIMDYYTADLSLATLQKSEQWKNLDAVKNKRVFYVDTGLWINNCSVFGKRKIMQQIEQSILDGVCPKTQ
- a CDS encoding ABC transporter substrate-binding protein, with amino-acid sequence MKKTMQYILFMLVALTLVACSSTNKESGNETKGQEEQSEPTTSVVKDAYGDVTIPTEPKNMLVLSSNYAENLIEIGVTPQMVTVVEEIEPEYRFKLFNDNNVKIIPTVQYEDNLEVILEAAPDVIIAQGAAIDAKKYEALSKIAPTVAVEAGVAIDEYVPVLGELFKKEKEATLALEKYREKIEETKEKLHDAIGDEKILVLRVEQNQYRVLGTEKGSPGSDMLYTQLGLNIPTMLKDNNEWFTPISLEVLPDIDADHIFVEQRQMQNYSSEQSMKDLENSPMWQAMDAVKIGNVYPLKTADYVVGEGLIGSPLFLDYLVEKLVP
- a CDS encoding NAD(P)/FAD-dependent oxidoreductase; translated protein: MEQEIYDVIIIGGGPAGMYAAFYSGMREMKTKIIEVKQELGGFMRTYPEKLVWDVGGIEPIRCEEIIHSLIKQAMTFNPTIVFGQEVVGMEKRDDGIFVLTAKTGEKHYTKTIILATGRGITRIQKLTIEGADRYELNNLHYTVTNINRFKDKRVLISGGGDSAVDWAIEMAPIAKEVYVVHRRDDFSAFESSVTRMKSIATTYVPYTVSRLHGNGNKIEHVILQHVDSNDMTKIEVDEVLVNHGFDRHFGGAILDWGLASEEWGISVTPKMGTSMPGIFGAGDIVTNEGKIRLIAGAFNDAVLAVNSAKLYIDPTESKMAGVSSHNDRFAEKNEALQQKNKAVTTHK
- a CDS encoding ABC transporter substrate-binding protein yields the protein MNKYIKKAVLVMLVMSLLLIIAACSSKTEGTKDDKESTTTETTRIVTDSVGREVEVPIDLQRVIVDWDLGHVLAVGIVPVASTTKVIDYGEFLKDYYQGQDIVDLGNEDTVSLETATSLKPDLIITFAEENIKQYEKIAPTIVFSTDSYDSVEAEILAIGEMLNHQEEAKKFMADYTARAKVAEEKIKAVIPEGITFSLFTLTDKEIVVIPSGNSGGEAMYDLLKLTAPTSIQKLIEDSKGDWQKQRISWETVGDYVGDYVGVLDYGQKYETTSTWDNLEVVKNNKVITFDGKYFFSADPISVIHQAEHMAEQIIELVQKQ
- a CDS encoding methyl-accepting chemotaxis protein; translation: MMKRILQLRSISRKLMLLITIIILVTVVIIGSTSYVVAKNQLLESGQRELQSIVKGAYTSLELINEEVEIGKITLEEGKEQARIILNGPVNENGEYDYQKSHFTYKENGYILAFDEDLVLQLHPSKIGGAPVDDLNRSNREKIVAGGKSENESDRYVVYSDKQPDGSFKDKTAYTEYFEPWGWTLGIAVFQDEFYEGLNILQYIIFGATIVLIILSSIVFYLGIRRKLNTLKEVAEASTKIADGHIIVTNLPESSDEIGQLATAFNKMSQQLRTLVEKTKNTSEHLLDSATNLSAISEETSASSDEVGRAVNEIATGTQEQAHDLDKINRTVELLSSSIETTEKQSKVMYDITKHAEKISAEGIAIVHQLQQSNTDSLAASEEVSYEIKNLNSKINQITQVMETIETIAEQTNLLALNASIEAARAGEYGRGFSVVADEIRKLAEQSKNATHQVQGVVSSIVSETTKTVETVEGTMETAKKLNDDVVLTQSKFNQMSDSVKQIVESILAVNKEMDVMTSYNKLMSEGIESASSVSEQTAASVQEIAASIDEHIKAIADVANAAEKLTELNRELNSLMERYTL
- a CDS encoding glyoxalase superfamily protein codes for the protein MYVMSTSEIFMKSTIPIFRIFNEEKAKEFYLTFLGFALDWEHRFEDDLPLYMQISYGNCIIHLSEHHGDCCPGGAIRIEVENLELLHTNLISKKYKYTRPGIETTPWNSQEVCIGDPFGNRIVFFENLRK